DNA from Geitlerinema sp. PCC 9228:
ACTGCGGGTATAAACTTGTAAAGCGGCTTCGCAGGCAGCAATGGCTTGCTCCAGGTTTTCGGCGCGCTCTCCCCGGATGCGGTCGTAGTAGGCACCCCCTAAGTTATTTTGCGTCCTTGCCCACTGTTGGGGAAAGGCACTGCGGGTATAAACTTGTAAAGCAGCTTCGCAGGCGGCAATGGCTTGCTCCAGGTTCTCGGCGCGCTCTCCCAGGATGCGATCGCGGTAGGCATTTGCTAAGTTATTTTGCGTCGTTGCCCACTGTTGGGGAAAGGCACTGCGGGTATAAACTTGTAAAGCGGCTTCGCAGGCAGCAATGGCTTGCTCCAGGTTCTCGGCGCGCTCTCCCCGGATGCGATCGCTGTAGGCATTTGCTAAGTTATTTTGCGTCC
Protein-coding regions in this window:
- a CDS encoding tetratricopeptide repeat protein encodes the protein TQNNLANAYSDRIRGERAENLEQAIAACEAALQVYTRSAFPQQWATTQNNLANAYRDRILGERAENLEQAIAACEAALQVYTRSAFPQQWARTQNNLGGAYYDRIRGERAENLEQAIAACEAALQVYTRSAFPQQWATMQNNLANAYSDRIRGERAENLEQAIAACEAALQVRTRSAFPQQWADTQNNLAIAYSERIRGERAENLEQAIAAYQAALQVRTRSAFPQQWARTQNNLANAYSDRIRGERAENLEQAI